One region of Quercus lobata isolate SW786 chromosome 2, ValleyOak3.0 Primary Assembly, whole genome shotgun sequence genomic DNA includes:
- the LOC115973805 gene encoding uncharacterized protein LOC115973805, whose protein sequence is MAYKSQRTALIVIYACLAVLVPTGLAQLQQTPGLPQILGLSQTPGLSQISGLLPQITRLFPNHGAGGLSGANGQCLSSHTDVPECLTQVFGSLVNGQFSIIGSSCCKAIAEIEGSCLSKLFPSNPIFAPLLNNSCGQPSKGNG, encoded by the coding sequence ATGGCATATAAATCGCAAAGGACTGCTCTTATAGTGATATATGCTTGTTTGGCAGTGTTGGTTCCTACAGGGCTAGCTCAGTTGCAACAAACTCCTGGATTGCCTCAAATACTTGGATTGTCACAAACACCCGGATTGTCACAAATATCTGGATTGTTGCCACAAATAACTAGATTGTTCCCAAACCATGGAGCTGGGGGACTTTCAGGGGCAAATGGGCAGTGTTTGTCATCTCATACAGACGTACCGGAGTGTCTCACTCAAGTTTTTGGTTCACTTGTCAATGGCCAATTCAGCATTATAGGTTCCTCTTGTTGCAAAGCCATTGCGGAGATTGAGGGAAGTTGCTTGTCTAAATTGTTCCCCTCCAATCCCATCTTCGCTCCTTTGCTCAATAATTCTTGTGGCCAACCATCTAAAGGAAACGGATAG